A region of Chloracidobacterium sp. DNA encodes the following proteins:
- a CDS encoding TolC family protein, producing the protein MLRRVRTFIIMAAAISVVPLMINAQEPERLTLEQAIGAALRDNTSVKNAEIETEKIGLAKAAYQTRRLPAFKSSVLISQPLTRMAFTIEEGQFGTFQSTGPIPATRTEIQSSMSPSALVQGQVQQPLSQLFGINLNLKKFDVNKDLSREQTRQKRQAITAEVKTAYFQILQTESLLKNADELVKLNREINRVTEQFVMQGVALVSEQMDTGTKLAQAEYDRGTLLNRAASQKEQLNYLMGRDVTIDFVVSAADSMLTIAETDLAVARKRALDQRPELRQARLGIEQSNLDARIKKAEQIPAISLTASYTSPFNVSSFLPKNILSVGISVEWEVFDWGRKKREHAEKKLAILQSENSLKEAESMVLMEVSASFRKLQESADQLRLMQMTQKTASANLDVALNRYQQQAILYKEVLRAEASLTDANTKYQNALLSFWTAKAEFEKALGEEK; encoded by the coding sequence ATGTTGAGAAGAGTAAGAACATTTATCATCATGGCCGCCGCGATCAGCGTTGTGCCTCTAATGATCAATGCACAAGAACCTGAACGCCTGACACTTGAGCAAGCGATCGGAGCTGCCTTGCGAGATAACACATCGGTGAAGAACGCGGAGATCGAGACCGAAAAGATCGGGCTGGCCAAGGCGGCGTACCAAACTCGCCGGTTACCGGCATTCAAAAGTTCAGTTTTGATATCGCAGCCGCTGACGAGAATGGCATTCACGATCGAGGAAGGTCAGTTCGGCACGTTTCAGAGCACCGGACCAATACCCGCAACGAGGACCGAGATCCAGTCGTCAATGTCTCCCTCGGCACTGGTTCAGGGACAGGTTCAGCAGCCGCTCTCCCAGTTGTTCGGGATCAATCTGAATCTGAAAAAGTTCGATGTGAACAAAGATTTGTCTCGCGAGCAGACGCGCCAGAAGCGACAGGCGATCACGGCCGAGGTTAAGACCGCCTACTTTCAAATACTTCAAACGGAAAGTCTGCTGAAAAACGCGGATGAACTGGTAAAACTCAATCGCGAGATAAACCGCGTTACCGAGCAGTTCGTCATGCAGGGTGTCGCACTCGTTTCAGAGCAAATGGATACAGGAACAAAGCTTGCCCAGGCGGAGTACGATCGCGGCACCCTTCTAAACCGAGCTGCTTCACAAAAGGAGCAACTCAATTATTTAATGGGCCGCGACGTGACGATCGATTTTGTCGTTTCTGCCGCCGACTCAATGCTTACGATCGCCGAAACGGATCTAGCAGTAGCTCGCAAGCGTGCTCTCGATCAACGCCCGGAACTTCGGCAGGCTCGGCTAGGTATCGAGCAATCGAATCTCGACGCTCGGATAAAGAAGGCGGAGCAGATACCCGCGATCAGTTTGACCGCGAGCTACACTTCGCCCTTTAACGTCTCGAGTTTTCTACCGAAGAACATCTTGTCGGTCGGTATCTCGGTCGAATGGGAGGTCTTCGATTGGGGCCGAAAGAAACGTGAGCACGCGGAGAAGAAGCTGGCGATCCTTCAATCCGAAAATTCGCTGAAGGAAGCCGAAAGTATGGTTCTGATGGAGGTCAGTGCGAGTTTCCGCAAGCTCCAGGAGTCGGCCGACCAGCTTCGGCTGATGCAAATGACGCAAAAAACCGCGTCGGCAAATCTCGACGTTGCCCTTAACCGCTATCAGCAACAGGCCATCCTTTATAAGGAAGTCCTGCGGGCCGAAGCGTCGCTGACCGATGCAAACACGAAGTACCAAAACGCATTGCTCTCATTCTGGACCGCAAAGGCGGAGTTTGAAAAAGCACTAGGAGAAGAAAAATGA
- a CDS encoding CPBP family intramembrane metalloprotease, protein MRTVITRNPLISFVFIAYGWTWIFAALIDQSILFPLLALIGPAVAAIIVKRQTSVAVELKNSFRLSPALLARCILAILLPFALLIPVWLLHTWWWGAIDFKLNQLSLLSFVVAGLIIGEEVGWRGFLLPFLLQRYSPVTSSLIVGIIWAVWHLPNFLMPSFPHYGLPFSAFALMTIAFSMLFTCFHLRTNGSLIVAVIFHAALNLFSLGGVEPSRGYWLKAIVYSVTALVVYGVTSPSSMARGSQTKEVYL, encoded by the coding sequence ATGAGAACAGTCATAACACGCAACCCGTTAATTAGTTTCGTATTTATTGCCTATGGATGGACGTGGATCTTTGCGGCCCTTATTGATCAAAGTATTCTTTTTCCTCTGCTCGCACTCATTGGGCCGGCTGTTGCAGCGATCATTGTTAAGCGACAGACGTCGGTAGCGGTGGAACTTAAGAATAGTTTTCGACTGTCACCTGCCCTTTTAGCCCGGTGCATTTTGGCTATCCTATTACCGTTCGCATTACTTATCCCAGTGTGGCTCTTACACACTTGGTGGTGGGGAGCTATTGACTTTAAGCTGAACCAACTTTCTCTACTGAGTTTTGTAGTTGCAGGACTCATTATAGGTGAAGAGGTTGGCTGGCGGGGATTTCTTCTGCCGTTTCTTCTTCAGCGATACTCGCCGGTCACTAGCAGCCTGATCGTCGGTATTATCTGGGCAGTCTGGCACCTCCCGAATTTCTTGATGCCGAGTTTCCCTCATTATGGATTGCCATTCTCAGCATTCGCGTTGATGACGATAGCTTTCTCGATGCTGTTTACATGTTTTCATTTAAGGACCAATGGCAGTCTGATCGTAGCCGTCATCTTTCACGCCGCACTCAATCTTTTTTCACTAGGCGGTGTAGAGCCGTCCAGAGGGTACTGGCTAAAGGCCATTGTTTACAGTGTGACAGCTCTCGTTGTTTACGGCGTCACGAGTCCGAGTTCCATGGCTCGTGGCTCACAGACTAAGGAGGTATATCTATGA
- a CDS encoding lytic transglycosylase domain-containing protein, which produces MNKYFGLISLILLVLIIIRSTAAQSLGSEGDLTMLTDIASRSKAQFEKGVADINAGRRTDAKIAFDESIEVFLTAKVDIRAVPRLSQCYESLVETIYRIEFPAPGKRVEVSDLEDACGWQSVGSATITDRSEGSISQGFSSQPFEPSPLDELSRLSLTAEETASAFTPEGRVEYVQLERTAATRSLGFTFQMHPMVQQYLNYYQGRGHATMRTGLQRSGMFMLMARKIFREEGIPENVAWLGQVESMWKPTAVSTAAASGLWQFIPSTGERFGLRRTAYVDERNSFERATRASARYLKFLANRYRGNWELALAAYNSGEGNVDRAIRRAGVNSFWAAYPYLPQETRNYVPNILATILIANAPQRYGFGGVLPAPRLEYALMSARPLTNLAFIAKSVGTTVQYLRYLNPELRSNITPPEVYQIRVPIRSSK; this is translated from the coding sequence ATGAATAAATATTTTGGGTTGATATCTCTCATTTTGTTGGTGTTGATCATCATCCGTTCTACAGCAGCACAGTCGCTCGGTTCAGAAGGTGATCTGACCATGCTGACGGACATTGCCAGCAGATCAAAAGCACAATTTGAAAAAGGAGTGGCCGATATCAACGCCGGTCGGAGGACCGACGCAAAGATCGCTTTCGATGAATCGATCGAGGTGTTCCTCACCGCAAAGGTCGACATCCGGGCTGTTCCGAGGCTGAGTCAGTGCTATGAGTCTCTTGTTGAGACGATCTACCGAATTGAGTTCCCGGCGCCCGGAAAGCGGGTGGAGGTAAGTGATCTTGAGGACGCATGTGGCTGGCAAAGCGTTGGATCAGCGACAATAACTGACCGTTCGGAAGGATCCATATCGCAAGGGTTTTCCAGTCAACCCTTTGAGCCTTCGCCGCTGGACGAATTGTCGAGGCTGTCACTGACGGCCGAAGAGACCGCGTCGGCCTTTACGCCTGAGGGCCGCGTCGAATACGTCCAGCTTGAACGAACGGCAGCGACGAGATCGCTCGGATTTACATTCCAGATGCACCCAATGGTTCAGCAGTATTTGAACTACTATCAAGGCCGTGGCCATGCGACGATGCGTACGGGCCTGCAACGTTCCGGGATGTTCATGTTGATGGCAAGAAAGATATTCCGAGAGGAGGGCATCCCCGAGAATGTCGCGTGGCTCGGTCAGGTGGAGAGTATGTGGAAGCCAACCGCGGTGTCAACGGCAGCCGCCTCGGGCCTGTGGCAGTTCATTCCGAGTACCGGTGAGCGGTTCGGCCTTCGCCGGACCGCGTACGTTGACGAACGAAACAGCTTCGAAAGAGCAACTCGCGCCTCCGCCAGATACCTCAAATTCCTTGCTAACCGCTATCGAGGCAACTGGGAATTGGCGCTCGCAGCATACAACTCGGGCGAGGGAAATGTCGATCGAGCGATCAGACGCGCCGGCGTCAACAGCTTCTGGGCCGCTTACCCGTACCTGCCCCAGGAAACACGAAACTACGTCCCTAACATCCTGGCAACAATACTGATCGCGAATGCCCCGCAACGCTACGGCTTCGGCGGCGTGCTGCCCGCCCCCCGGCTCGAATACGCTCTAATGTCGGCTCGTCCGCTGACGAATCTCGCCTTCATCGCAAAGTCAGTTGGAACGACCGTCCAATATCTCCGCTACCTCAATCCGGAACTTAGATCCAACATTACCCCGCCCGAGGTATACCAGATCCGCGTTCCTATCCGGTCTAGCAAGTAG
- a CDS encoding nitroreductase, with product MNRRSFIGFAGASVLAVGAAAYSFSDRHSLDRDDIKAADENVGMMSDDEKEILYLASLAPSGHNTQPWFVQYIEPYHWIIANDKTRWLPAVDPTQRETILSIGAFLQNLEYAAGSFGYTCTWTLLATTNQDEHLMEVKLSKTGGKSNFDIEKIKTRRTVRSNYRRELISKEDLDHIVGSESDGFHYLPADGKESQYVNEQTIEANRIQAYRDPAQAELADWIRFSNQAAEKYRDGLTTASMEINGIPGFLVRNFYSKDSAMSNDFRDQGIDKVRSQVSQSAGWILLTSKDSSVATLLESGRRLQRLLLTIRERNIAIHPMTQILEEQSTQQVLNDSIKINETVQFILRTGYLDQYARPVSLRRPVGWFLRK from the coding sequence ATGAACAGAAGGAGTTTTATCGGGTTTGCCGGAGCGTCAGTTCTGGCAGTTGGGGCGGCGGCATACTCATTCAGCGACAGACATAGTCTTGACCGGGATGACATCAAAGCCGCGGATGAAAATGTTGGAATGATGTCGGATGACGAGAAAGAGATCCTTTATCTCGCCTCGCTCGCGCCTAGTGGCCACAATACACAACCTTGGTTCGTTCAGTACATCGAGCCATATCACTGGATCATCGCTAACGACAAAACCAGGTGGCTGCCGGCGGTTGACCCAACGCAGCGAGAGACGATCCTATCGATCGGCGCTTTCCTTCAGAATCTGGAGTACGCTGCGGGATCCTTCGGATACACCTGTACTTGGACTCTACTTGCAACGACCAACCAAGACGAACATCTGATGGAAGTAAAACTTAGCAAGACGGGCGGCAAGAGTAATTTTGATATAGAAAAAATCAAGACTCGGCGAACTGTCCGTTCAAACTATCGTCGTGAGTTGATCAGTAAGGAGGACCTCGATCACATTGTTGGTTCAGAGTCGGACGGGTTTCATTATTTGCCCGCCGATGGAAAAGAAAGTCAGTATGTTAACGAACAAACCATTGAGGCAAACCGCATACAGGCGTATCGTGACCCGGCGCAGGCAGAACTGGCCGATTGGATCCGGTTCTCGAATCAGGCCGCCGAGAAATATCGCGATGGGCTGACAACCGCGAGTATGGAGATCAACGGCATCCCTGGTTTCTTGGTGAGAAATTTCTACAGCAAAGATAGTGCGATGAGCAATGATTTCAGAGACCAAGGGATCGATAAGGTCAGATCGCAAGTTTCTCAGTCGGCTGGTTGGATCTTACTTACAAGCAAGGATAGTTCCGTTGCGACCCTGCTTGAGTCCGGCCGTCGCTTGCAAAGGCTTCTCCTAACGATCCGGGAACGTAATATTGCCATCCATCCAATGACTCAAATATTGGAGGAGCAATCAACCCAACAGGTTTTGAATGATTCGATCAAGATAAATGAAACCGTTCAGTTCATTTTGCGGACAGGATATTTGGATCAATATGCAAGGCCCGTTTCCTTGCGCCGCCCTGTTGGTTGGTTTTTACGGAAATGA
- a CDS encoding alpha/beta hydrolase, protein MRQSRFKTETAHAGLKTWVREMSENLTLRYEELDVETRLGTTRLLAARHEQQDLEPILFIPGARTCGIFWDFRDHLHSLGDRHRIYLLDVVGQPSLSSLTCPVLKSNAYGIWLDEVCEAIGFRRGVVVGASFGGLLIFKLAAVAPERISKAILCNPVGLSNISMKPSSLYHTLLPVFRPTRQNVESFLSKMVFTSSDKPNGKLWSKLVDYVEFSVRDFEFNGDYPTRLSDKEVIALTAATHLIVGSDDALIPQKRTINRAKELLSDLASITVLPDVGHGIELSPLVVGTIGNVLNGTRGAGHE, encoded by the coding sequence ATGCGACAGTCACGATTTAAAACTGAAACGGCACACGCCGGACTCAAAACCTGGGTGCGGGAAATGTCTGAAAACCTAACCTTGCGTTATGAAGAACTGGATGTGGAGACGCGTCTCGGAACCACACGACTACTCGCCGCCCGGCACGAGCAGCAGGATCTGGAACCGATCCTTTTCATTCCGGGTGCCCGGACGTGCGGCATCTTCTGGGATTTTCGGGATCATCTGCACTCTCTGGGTGACCGGCATCGCATCTACTTACTGGATGTTGTCGGACAACCGTCGCTTAGCTCCTTAACTTGTCCGGTCCTCAAATCGAACGCGTATGGAATTTGGCTTGACGAGGTATGCGAGGCAATCGGCTTCCGCCGAGGAGTCGTTGTCGGGGCGTCGTTCGGTGGTCTCCTGATCTTCAAGCTCGCGGCCGTTGCCCCGGAAAGGATCAGTAAAGCGATCCTTTGTAATCCGGTCGGCTTGTCCAACATCAGTATGAAGCCGTCTTCTCTCTACCACACGCTTCTTCCGGTGTTTCGGCCGACTCGGCAGAACGTCGAGAGTTTCCTTTCCAAAATGGTCTTTACGTCTAGCGATAAACCGAATGGAAAACTCTGGAGCAAACTGGTCGATTATGTTGAATTTTCGGTTCGCGATTTCGAATTCAACGGTGACTACCCCACGCGGCTTTCCGATAAAGAGGTTATTGCCCTCACCGCCGCGACGCACCTGATCGTTGGCAGCGACGACGCATTGATCCCGCAGAAGCGAACGATCAACAGGGCAAAGGAACTGCTCTCTGACCTGGCATCTATCACAGTGCTGCCTGATGTTGGACACGGCATCGAGCTGTCACCTCTGGTCGTTGGAACGATTGGAAACGTCCTAAACGGAACCCGAGGTGCCGGACATGAATAA
- a CDS encoding efflux RND transporter periplasmic adaptor subunit, producing MKSIYLLIVTAALVSIGCQKVETKEQQVAKPVKVKAVESHTAKSGSRYSATIRPQSQIDVGFKVGGYVESIARAADMTGMRHTLQAGDTVNRGQVLAQLRRNDYETKLAQAVSQKREMQKGLVSSSAQTTEAETSVSINRSQVAEAETALNQAKIDLARAKALYETQSMTKKDLEMAQTNMDTAQARVESAKASMRTAQSKIRTLQTQNELNEARIRTADTVVDQMAIPLGDATLRSPLTGVVLERKVEEGELVSPNAPAFVIADMTSVKAVFGVPDVELQKLKSGRLLTLTSDAIPDREFSGRVSRIAPSADPNSRVFEIEVTIPNPDDLLKAGMIASLEIVSESVGETSSVVPLTAVVRSKNDPSGYAVFVVQEIDGIATARAREIKLGEAFGNTVAVLNGVGDGEKVVTSGSTYLADGEKVEIVP from the coding sequence ATGAAAAGCATTTACTTATTGATCGTTACGGCAGCACTCGTGTCGATCGGCTGCCAGAAGGTTGAGACCAAAGAACAACAGGTCGCGAAACCGGTGAAGGTCAAAGCGGTTGAATCTCACACCGCAAAGAGTGGCAGCCGCTACTCGGCTACGATCCGGCCGCAATCGCAGATCGACGTTGGATTCAAGGTCGGCGGCTATGTTGAATCGATCGCACGGGCCGCCGACATGACCGGTATGCGTCACACGCTGCAGGCCGGCGACACAGTTAATCGTGGTCAGGTCTTGGCCCAACTTCGTCGCAATGATTACGAAACAAAGTTGGCCCAGGCCGTTTCGCAGAAACGCGAAATGCAGAAAGGCCTGGTCTCCAGCTCGGCTCAGACAACTGAAGCTGAAACCTCTGTTTCGATAAACCGGTCGCAGGTCGCCGAGGCCGAAACCGCGCTCAATCAGGCAAAGATAGATCTCGCACGTGCAAAGGCTCTGTACGAAACTCAGAGCATGACGAAGAAAGATTTAGAAATGGCACAGACCAACATGGACACTGCTCAAGCCCGAGTTGAATCGGCGAAGGCTTCAATGCGAACGGCACAGTCAAAGATCCGGACGCTTCAAACGCAAAATGAGCTGAACGAAGCCCGGATCCGCACTGCCGATACGGTCGTCGATCAGATGGCGATCCCACTTGGCGACGCAACGCTGCGATCGCCGCTCACCGGTGTGGTACTCGAACGAAAGGTTGAGGAAGGCGAACTGGTCTCGCCAAACGCCCCGGCGTTCGTTATCGCGGACATGACTTCGGTGAAGGCGGTCTTCGGCGTGCCGGATGTAGAGCTCCAAAAACTGAAGAGCGGTCGCTTATTGACCCTGACTAGCGATGCAATTCCCGATAGGGAATTCTCAGGCCGCGTTTCGCGGATCGCTCCGTCAGCGGACCCAAATAGCCGGGTTTTCGAAATAGAAGTAACGATCCCGAATCCCGATGACCTGCTCAAAGCCGGAATGATCGCCTCGCTTGAGATCGTCTCTGAGTCAGTCGGTGAAACCAGCAGCGTCGTCCCGCTAACCGCAGTGGTTCGATCAAAGAACGATCCGAGCGGTTACGCAGTTTTCGTCGTTCAAGAGATAGATGGCATCGCGACGGCTCGGGCGCGAGAAATTAAGCTCGGCGAGGCGTTTGGAAATACGGTCGCTGTGCTAAATGGAGTTGGCGACGGCGAGAAGGTGGTAACGAGTGGTTCCACGTACCTGGCCGACGGCGAGAAGGTCGAGATAGTTCCATGA
- a CDS encoding efflux RND transporter permease subunit: protein MSHVNKELETIEKTRNLSRFCIENRQIAWVLLIATCLWGVFGYFSMPQRKDPEIQVNVAVTLIPWSGASAEKVEQLVTKKIEAKIAENKRVTKIESISRTGISVVYIELDDKVTDTGKEFDDIKLKLDTITDLPKEAGPINFVKDFGDTTALMLTVASPKVSGIEIAQRATQIRSAIDKERAASSGGDRFTLVLNFPQSVNMNAIRRSMDAFVDYAAQKNTMADLRVIEGSGFAAIDGSSGGSDEQILRLVEQFVSEKLQAAEFHPDSWQPFIVRDTGEVNTKLTQVAGDKYSYREMDEFTELIEKTFKANEIVSKVKRAGLLNEAVYLHYSQERMAAYGVQPSALGKALQSRNIQSSGGSLSVEGKSVTIDPSGEFKNENEIGEVLVPAASGHSVYLRDLVEIGRTYESPARYLNYFNWRDADGNWQRSRAITLSVDMRTGEKIGHFGEEIDATLETLKKQLPEDLIFARTSDQPLQVKENVALFMSSLWEAIILVVIVALIGFWEWRSAVLMALSIPLTLAMTFGMMYVLGIDLQQVSIASLIIALGLLVDDPVVAGDAIKRDLAAGLPARIAAWFGPTKLATAILYATITNIVAYLPFLLMPGTTGDFVYSLPIVLTCSLVASRLVSMTFIPLLSYYLLRLKSEKPIEERKKKGFAAFYYRFGTWAIEHRWRTLVAALVFLVFGVVFAGQLRTNFFPKDNAYLSYVDVWLPQDAPLSATNEIAAEAEVIIREIITEYAEHHSEDGQPRDVLQSLTTFAGGGGPRFWSSVSPELQQLNYAQIIIQVKDKHDTEHLMEPLQTALSSRIPGARIDVRQLETGKAVGIPVSIRLTGEDISTLRDLAERTKGILERTGETERIRDDWGEESFNLRLQTDADRASITGVTNEDVATSSSSATRGQLLTKLRDGDKEIPIVARLRMEERAGLDDLNNLYVYSSQNSRKVPLRQVSTAEYAMQNEKLRSRNQFRTITVSAMPAFGTMPSEVMTAARAELDELQKGLPAGYKMEIGGEEEQQAEDFPKLVMVLGVSIVLIFLALVFQFKNAVKPLIVFAAVPFGMIGALAALWIMDMPFGFMAFLGMISLVGVIVSHIIVLFDFIEEKHEEGEPLIEALLDAGIMRLRPVMITVGATVIALFPLAAHGGPLWEPLCYAQIGGLLAATVITLVLVPVLYSVFVLDLKIVKWNEMEEDLDETEAVSMEGGIAEPA from the coding sequence ATGTCACACGTAAATAAGGAACTTGAGACCATTGAGAAAACGCGAAACCTATCACGGTTCTGCATTGAGAATCGGCAGATCGCGTGGGTTCTGCTGATCGCAACCTGTCTTTGGGGAGTCTTCGGCTACTTCAGCATGCCGCAACGAAAGGATCCCGAGATACAGGTAAATGTTGCGGTTACTCTGATCCCATGGTCGGGTGCGAGTGCCGAGAAAGTTGAGCAGTTGGTAACGAAAAAGATCGAGGCAAAGATCGCGGAGAACAAGCGTGTGACGAAGATCGAATCTATCTCACGAACAGGGATCTCAGTCGTCTACATCGAACTCGACGATAAGGTTACAGACACAGGAAAGGAATTCGACGACATCAAGCTAAAGCTCGACACGATCACCGATCTGCCGAAAGAAGCCGGGCCGATAAATTTCGTTAAGGATTTCGGCGATACCACCGCACTGATGCTAACGGTCGCGAGCCCAAAGGTTAGCGGGATAGAAATTGCGCAGCGAGCGACGCAGATACGATCGGCGATCGACAAAGAAAGGGCGGCAAGCTCAGGCGGTGATCGATTTACCCTCGTGCTGAACTTTCCGCAGTCAGTGAACATGAATGCGATACGACGTTCAATGGACGCCTTCGTAGACTACGCAGCTCAGAAAAACACAATGGCTGATCTGCGGGTCATTGAGGGCTCCGGATTCGCCGCGATCGATGGATCGAGCGGTGGCTCGGATGAGCAGATACTTCGGCTTGTTGAACAGTTCGTGTCTGAAAAACTCCAGGCGGCGGAATTCCATCCCGATTCATGGCAGCCTTTCATAGTCCGCGATACGGGTGAAGTAAACACAAAACTCACCCAGGTCGCGGGTGATAAATATAGCTATCGAGAGATGGACGAATTCACGGAGCTGATCGAAAAGACGTTCAAGGCAAATGAGATCGTCTCGAAGGTCAAGCGTGCGGGTCTGCTAAATGAGGCAGTCTACCTCCACTATTCCCAGGAGCGCATGGCCGCCTATGGCGTGCAGCCGTCAGCACTCGGTAAGGCCCTTCAGTCAAGAAATATTCAATCCTCTGGAGGTTCGCTAAGTGTCGAGGGCAAGAGTGTCACGATAGACCCGTCAGGCGAATTCAAGAATGAGAACGAGATCGGCGAAGTGCTTGTTCCGGCTGCCTCCGGGCATTCGGTTTATCTTCGTGACCTGGTTGAGATCGGACGCACGTACGAGAGTCCTGCCCGTTACCTCAACTACTTCAACTGGCGTGACGCTGATGGTAACTGGCAGCGAAGCCGGGCCATCACCCTATCTGTCGATATGCGTACGGGCGAAAAGATCGGCCACTTCGGCGAAGAGATCGACGCAACTCTCGAAACCCTGAAGAAACAGCTTCCTGAAGACCTGATCTTCGCCCGAACTTCGGACCAGCCACTACAGGTCAAGGAAAATGTCGCTCTTTTCATGTCCAGCCTCTGGGAAGCGATCATCCTCGTTGTGATCGTCGCGCTCATCGGGTTTTGGGAGTGGCGTTCGGCTGTATTAATGGCGTTGTCGATACCCCTGACCCTCGCCATGACGTTCGGAATGATGTACGTGCTTGGGATCGATCTGCAGCAGGTGTCTATTGCCTCGCTTATCATTGCACTCGGACTGCTAGTTGACGATCCGGTTGTCGCGGGTGACGCGATCAAGCGCGATCTTGCTGCGGGCCTACCGGCACGAATCGCGGCGTGGTTTGGACCGACTAAGCTCGCAACAGCGATCCTATACGCCACGATCACCAACATCGTCGCGTACTTGCCGTTCCTGCTGATGCCGGGAACGACGGGGGATTTTGTCTACAGTTTGCCGATCGTGCTTACCTGTTCGCTCGTCGCCTCGCGCCTCGTATCGATGACGTTTATCCCGCTATTGAGCTACTACCTGCTCCGCCTTAAGTCGGAGAAACCGATCGAAGAGCGGAAAAAAAAGGGCTTCGCAGCTTTCTATTACCGATTTGGAACATGGGCTATCGAACATCGATGGCGTACGCTCGTCGCCGCGCTTGTATTCCTTGTCTTCGGCGTGGTATTCGCGGGCCAGCTTAGAACGAACTTCTTCCCGAAAGACAATGCGTACCTTTCGTACGTTGACGTTTGGCTGCCGCAGGACGCTCCGCTCTCCGCCACGAACGAGATCGCGGCCGAAGCGGAAGTGATAATCCGCGAGATCATCACTGAATACGCCGAGCACCACTCCGAAGACGGCCAGCCGCGTGACGTTCTTCAATCCCTTACGACATTCGCTGGCGGCGGTGGGCCACGTTTTTGGTCGTCTGTGTCACCGGAACTACAGCAGCTCAACTATGCGCAGATCATTATCCAGGTTAAGGACAAACACGACACCGAGCATCTAATGGAGCCTCTGCAGACCGCTCTATCGTCGCGAATTCCTGGTGCGAGGATCGATGTTCGCCAGCTTGAGACTGGAAAAGCGGTCGGCATTCCCGTCTCGATCCGTTTGACCGGTGAGGACATCTCGACTCTGCGGGATCTTGCCGAAAGAACAAAAGGCATCCTCGAACGGACAGGAGAAACTGAGCGAATTCGCGATGACTGGGGCGAAGAAAGCTTTAACCTGCGTCTACAGACCGATGCCGATCGAGCTTCGATCACCGGCGTTACAAATGAAGACGTTGCTACTTCGTCATCGAGCGCTACGCGTGGACAACTTCTGACCAAGCTTCGTGATGGTGACAAAGAGATCCCGATCGTCGCTCGGCTCAGGATGGAGGAGCGTGCCGGACTCGACGATCTGAACAACCTTTACGTCTACTCATCACAAAACTCGCGAAAGGTACCGCTGCGTCAGGTCTCGACGGCTGAGTACGCAATGCAGAACGAGAAGCTTCGCTCACGGAATCAGTTCCGGACGATCACTGTTTCGGCGATGCCCGCTTTTGGCACCATGCCCTCCGAAGTGATGACTGCTGCACGGGCCGAACTCGACGAATTACAAAAAGGCCTTCCGGCCGGATACAAAATGGAGATCGGTGGTGAGGAAGAGCAGCAGGCCGAGGATTTTCCGAAGCTTGTGATGGTGCTTGGCGTCTCGATCGTACTGATCTTTCTTGCTCTTGTGTTTCAGTTCAAAAACGCGGTTAAGCCGCTGATCGTTTTTGCCGCGGTACCGTTCGGTATGATCGGAGCACTGGCGGCCCTCTGGATCATGGATATGCCGTTCGGGTTTATGGCATTTCTCGGAATGATAAGTCTGGTCGGCGTAATTGTGAGCCACATTATCGTTCTCTTTGACTTTATCGAAGAAAAACATGAGGAAGGTGAGCCGCTTATAGAAGCTCTACTCGACGCGGGTATCATGCGGCTGCGGCCGGTGATGATAACGGTCGGAGCCACGGTCATCGCGCTGTTCCCGCTTGCGGCTCACGGCGGCCCGCTTTGGGAGCCGCTTTGCTACGCCCAGATCGGCGGGCTTCTTGCGGCAACGGTTATTACACTCGTTCTCGTACCGGTGCTCTACTCGGTATTCGTACTCGATCTGAAAATCGTGAAGTGGAACGAAATGGAAGAAGATCTTGACGAAACAGAAGCTGTTTCGATGGAAGGAGGAATCGCCGAACCGGCGTAA